Proteins encoded in a region of the Manis javanica isolate MJ-LG chromosome 15, MJ_LKY, whole genome shotgun sequence genome:
- the MORN3 gene encoding MORN repeat-containing protein 3 isoform X2: protein MSFPGRRTRRKGRALQNGLAGPRVAIATHAGARTPECLQPATSSLSPQGSKEAANMPISKCPQKSEPLWKEWDQKAQKNGLRHQVYAVNGDCYVGEWKDNMKHGKGKQIWKKNGAIYEGDWKFGKRDGYGTLSLPDQEMGKYKRVYLGWWKKDKKAGYGIQFFGPRKYYEGEWCGSKRSGWGRMYYSNGDTYEGQWRNDKPDGEGMLRLENGNRYEGHWQRGMKNGSGRFFHLDHGQLFEGFWVDDVAKCGTLIDFGRDEAPEPTQFPIPEVKILDPDSVLEEALALFRKSEDEEGN, encoded by the exons ATGTCCTTCCCGGGACGCCGGACCCGCAGGAAGGGGCGGGCACTGCAGAATGGCCTCGCGGGGCCCCGCGTTGCCATAGCAACCCACGCCGGCGCCCGGACGCCGGAGTGCTTGCAGCCCGCGACCTCAAGCCTCTCCCCGCAGGGAAGCAAAG AGGCAGCCAACATGCCTATCTCCAAGTGCCCACAAAAGTCAGAGCCCCTGTGGAAGGAGTGGGACCAAAAAGCCCAGAAGAATGGTCTGAGGCACCAGGTGTATGCTGTCAATGGTGACTGCTACGTGGGTGAGTGGAAGGACAACATGAAACACG gaaaaggaaaacagatctGGAAGAAGAACGGAGCCATCTATGAAGGGGACTGGAAGTTTGGGAAGCGAGATGGTTATGGCACGCTCAGCCTTCCTGACCAAGAGATGGGAAAGTACAAGAGAGTATACTTGGGCTGgtggaaaaaggataaaaaagct GGTTATGGGATTCAGTTTTTCGGACCCAGGAAGTATTACGAGGGTGAGTGGTGTGGCAGCAAGCGCAGCGGGTGGGGCCGCATGTACTACAGCAATGGTGACACCTACGAGGGCCAGTGGCGGAACGACAAGCCTGACGGGGAGGGCATGTTGCGCCTGG AGAACGGAAACCGCTATGAGGGCCACTGGCAGAGAGGCATGAAGAATGGGTCGGGGCGTTTCTTCCACCTGGACCACGGTCAGCTATTTGAAGGCTTCTGGGTGGACGACGTGGCCAAGTGTGGCACACTGATTGACTTTGGCCGCGATGAGGCTCCTGAGCCTACCCAGTTCCCCATTCCTGAG GTCAAAATTCTAGACCCTGATAGTGTGCTGGAGGAAGCTTTAGCCTTGTTCAGGAAGTCGGAGGATGAAGAAGGAAACTGA
- the MORN3 gene encoding MORN repeat-containing protein 3 isoform X1: MSFPGRRTRRKGRALQNGLAGPRVAIATHAGARTPECLQPATSSLSPQGSKEAANMPISKCPQKSEPLWKEWDQKAQKNGLRHQVYAVNGDCYVGEWKDNMKHGKGKQIWKKNGAIYEGDWKFGKRDGYGTLSLPDQEMGKYKRVYLGWWKKDKKAGYGIQFFGPRKYYEGEWCGSKRSGWGRMYYSNGDTYEGQWRNDKPDGEGMLRLENGNRYEGHWQRGMKNGSGRFFHLDHGQLFEGFWVDDVAKCGTLIDFGRDEAPEPTQFPIPEVGSSHQGSMATPRERQQTASPAASCLAWPSPAREQTRFCFSQGIPKEAGSTPKQAAPTRQAACTFHTSQSNPLLLSSRSKF, encoded by the exons ATGTCCTTCCCGGGACGCCGGACCCGCAGGAAGGGGCGGGCACTGCAGAATGGCCTCGCGGGGCCCCGCGTTGCCATAGCAACCCACGCCGGCGCCCGGACGCCGGAGTGCTTGCAGCCCGCGACCTCAAGCCTCTCCCCGCAGGGAAGCAAAG AGGCAGCCAACATGCCTATCTCCAAGTGCCCACAAAAGTCAGAGCCCCTGTGGAAGGAGTGGGACCAAAAAGCCCAGAAGAATGGTCTGAGGCACCAGGTGTATGCTGTCAATGGTGACTGCTACGTGGGTGAGTGGAAGGACAACATGAAACACG gaaaaggaaaacagatctGGAAGAAGAACGGAGCCATCTATGAAGGGGACTGGAAGTTTGGGAAGCGAGATGGTTATGGCACGCTCAGCCTTCCTGACCAAGAGATGGGAAAGTACAAGAGAGTATACTTGGGCTGgtggaaaaaggataaaaaagct GGTTATGGGATTCAGTTTTTCGGACCCAGGAAGTATTACGAGGGTGAGTGGTGTGGCAGCAAGCGCAGCGGGTGGGGCCGCATGTACTACAGCAATGGTGACACCTACGAGGGCCAGTGGCGGAACGACAAGCCTGACGGGGAGGGCATGTTGCGCCTGG AGAACGGAAACCGCTATGAGGGCCACTGGCAGAGAGGCATGAAGAATGGGTCGGGGCGTTTCTTCCACCTGGACCACGGTCAGCTATTTGAAGGCTTCTGGGTGGACGACGTGGCCAAGTGTGGCACACTGATTGACTTTGGCCGCGATGAGGCTCCTGAGCCTACCCAGTTCCCCATTCCTGAGGTGGGCAGCTCTCACCAAGGCTCTATGGCCACACCCAGGGAGAGACAGCAAACAGCATCTCCAGCTGCATcctgcctggcctggcccagcccagccagggaACAGACAAGGTTTTGTTTCAGTCAGGGCATCCCCAAGGAAGCAGGCAGTACCCCAAAGCAGGCAGCACCCACCAGGCAGGCAGCCTGTACCTTCCACACTTCCCAGTCCAACCCATTATTGCTTTCCTCCAGGTCAAAATTCTAG
- the LOC108390400 gene encoding calcium release-activated calcium channel protein 1 has product MHPEPAPPPSSYSPELPLSGGSTTSGSRRSRRHSGDGEPPGSSPPPPPAVTYPDWIGQSYSEVMSLNEHSMQALSWRKLYLSRAKLKASSRTSALLSGFAMVAMVEVQLDADHDYPPGLLIAFSACTTVLVAVHLFALMISTCILPNIEAVSNVHNLNSVKESPHERMHRHIELAWAFSTVIGTLLFLAEVVLLCWVKFLPLKKQPGQLRPTSKPPAGGVAANVSSDTITPGQAAAIASTTIMVPFGLVFIVFAVHFYRSLVSHKTDRQFQELNELAEFARLQDQLDHRGDHPPTPGSHYA; this is encoded by the exons ATGCATCCGGAGCCCGCCCCGCCCCCGAGCAGCTACAGCCCCGAGCTTCCCCTCAGCGGCGGTAGCACCACAAGTGGCAGCCGCAGGAGCCGCCGCCACAGCGGGGACGGGGAGCCCCCAGGgtcgtcgccgccgccgccgcccgccgttACCTATCCGGACTGGATCGGCCAGAGTTACTCCGAGGTGATGAGCCTCAACGAGCACTCGATGCAGGCGCTGTCCTGGCGCAAGCTGTACTTGAGCCGCGCCAAGCTCAAAGCCTCCAGCCGGACCTCAGCTCTCCTCTCCGGCTTCGCCATG GTGGCCATGGTGGAGGTACAGCTGGACGCTGACCACGACTATCCGCCGGGGCTGCTCATTGCCTTCAGCGCCTGCACCACGGTGCTGGTGGCCGTGCACCTGTTTGCGCTCATGATCAGCACCTGCATCCTGCCCAACATTGAGGCGGTGAGCAACGTGCACAATCTCAACTCAGTCAAGGAGTCGCCCCACGAGCGCATGCACCGCCACATCGAGCTGGCCTGGGCATTCTCCACTGTCATCGGTACACTGCTTTTCCTGGCCGAGGTTGTGCTGCTCTGCTGGGTCAAGTTCTTGCCCCTCAAGAAGCAGCCGGGGCAGCTGCGGCCCACCAGCAAGCCCCCAGCTGGTGGTGTGGCCGCCAATGTCAGCAGTGATACCATCACCCCAGGCCAAGCTGCCGCCATCGCCTCCACCACCATCATGGTCCCCTTTGGCCTGGTCTTCATCGTCTTTGCTGTCCACTTCTACCGCTCACTGGTCAGCCATAAAACGGACCGACAGTTCCAGGAGCTCAACGAGCTGGCTGAGTTCGCCCGCTTGCAGGACCAGCTGGACCACAGAGGGGACCATCCCCCAACACCCGGGAGCCACTATGCCTAA